The genomic region CAGGGGTGAGTCGCCGGCCGCGTCGGCGACCTGCCCGGCGAGGTCGAGCAGCTGCTTCATCCAGCGCACGAAGTCGCCCGCGGCCAGGTCGGTCTCGCCGAGCACGTCGTCGAGGTCGTCGCCCTCCGCCCACCGGTAGGCGATCCACGCGAAGCCCGGGTCGGGCTGGCGCAGGAAGTCCAGCCGGTGCTCCTTCTCGAGCCGGTCCAGCTCGCCCCACAGGCGCACGGTCTCGCCGATCACGTCCCGCACGGCGCCGCCGGGCAGCCGCGGCGACGACGCGTCGTCGGGGCGCCGGGCCTCGAAGACCAGCACGGACAGGGCGGCGGCGAGGCCGGAGGCGTCGAGGTCCTCCCACAGCCCGCGCCGGATGCACTCGGCGGCGACCAGGTCCATCTCGGAGTACAGCCGCATCAGGTGCCGTCCGCGCGGGCTGACCTTCTCGCCCTCGAGGTAGTCCAGCGCGGTGAGCACCTCGCAGACCCGGTCGAACTGACGGGCGACGGTGTTGGTGCGGTTCTCGACCCGGCGCTTGAGCGTCTCGGCGTCGCGGCTCAGCTTGAACCACCGCTGGGCCCACCGGTCGTGGTCCTCGCGGTCCGGGCAGACGTGGCACGGGTGCGCCTGGAGCTGCGCGCGCAGCTCGGCGACCTCCTCGTCGGCCGCGGAGCGGGCCAGGGCGGAGCGCTGCGGGCCGCCGCGCCCGGTCGTCGGCATGCTCAGGTCGTGGGTCTTGGTGCGCAGCGCCGAGGCCAGGTCGCGGCGCATCTGCGGGTTGCGTCCGTTGAAGTTCTTCGGCACCTTGACCCGGGTCAGGGCCTCGACCGGCGACGGGAAGTCGATCATCCCCAGCCGCCGCGCCTGCCGGTCGGCGGTGACGACGTACGGCCGCGGGTTGTCCTCGGCCCAGCCGGGGTCGATCACGACCGCGAAGCCCGCGAACTTGCCGGTCGGCACCGAGATCACGTCGCCGGGACGCAGTGCCCGCAGGGACTCGATCGCCTCGTCGCGACGGTCGGCCTTCCGGGCCCGGCTGGCGCCCTTCTCGACGTCGGAGATCCGGCGGCGCAGCGCGGCGTACTCCATGAAGTCACCGAGGTGGCAGCTCGCGGCCTCGCGGTAGCCGTCCAGGGCGTCCTGGGCCTTGCGCAGCTGCCGGGCCAGCCCGACGACTGCCTTGTCGGCCTGGAACTGGGCGAAGGACTGCTCCAGCAGCTCGCGGGAGGTGTCGCGCCCGAACTGGTGCACGAGGTTGACAGCCATGTTGTACGACGGCCGGAACGACGAGCGCAGCGGATAGGTGCGGGTGGAGGCCAGACCGGCCAGCTCGCGGGGGTTCATGCCCTGCTGCCACAGCACCACGCCGTGGCCCTCGGTGTCGAGCCCGCGACGCCCGGCCCGCCCGGTCAGCTGGGTGTACTCCCCCGGCGTGATCGAGGCGTGCGTCTCGCCGTTCCACTTGTCGAGCTTCTCGATGACCACGGTGCGGGCCGGCATGTTGATGCCCAGCGCGAGGGTCTCGGTGGCGAAGACGACCTTGCACAGGCCGCGCGCGAAGAGCTCCTCGACGCACTGCTTGAACGCCGGCAGCATGCCGGCGTGGTGGGCGGCGACACCGCGGGTCAGGCCGTCGAGGAAGTCGTGGTAGCCGAGCACGTGCAGGTCGTCGGCCGGCAGGTGCCGGCAGCTGGCCTCGACGTAGGCGAAGATCTCGTCGCGCTCGGCGGTCGTGGTCAGCCGGGTGCCGGCGTTGAGGCACTGGGTGACCGCAGCGTCGCAGCCGACCCGGCTGAAGATGAACACGATCGCGGGCAGCATCCCGTCGCGCTCGAGGCGGTCCACGACGTCGGCCCGGCTCGGGACCCAGACCCGGCGGCCGTTGCCGATCTGCTTGGGCCCGCCCCGGCCCGGCTGCGAGCGGCCGCGCGGCGTACGCCGATCGCGGACCCGGGTGGCCGCCCAGTCGTCGCGGGCGACCTTCATCAGCTCCTCGTTGACCGGGGCGCCCTCCTTGACGAAGCCGGCGGCGGCGTCGACGTCGGAGCTGGCGAACAGGTCGAGCATCCGGCGGCCGACCATCACGTGCTGGTAGAGCGGCACCGGGCGGCGCTCCTCGAGGATCGTGGCGGTCTCGCCGCGCACGGTGGCCAGCCACTCCCCGAACTCCTCGGCGTTGGAGACCGTGGCCGAGAGCGAGACCAGCGTGACCGACTCCGGCAGGTGGATGATCACCTCCTCCCACACCGCGCCGCGGGAGCGGTCGGCGAGGTAGTGGACCTCGTCCATGATCACGAACCCGAGGCCGAGCAGCGTGCGCGAGCCGGCGTAGAGCATGTTGCGCAGCACCTCGGTGGTCATCACGACCACGGGCGCCTCGCCGTTGACGGTGTTGTCGCCGGTCAGCAGTCCGACGTTCTCGGGGCCGTAGCGCTCGACGAGGTCGTGGTACTTCTGGTTCGACAGCGCCTTGATCGGGGTGGTGTAGAACGCCTTGCGCCCGGTCTGGAGGGCGAGGTGGATCGCGAACTCGCCCACGATCGTCTTGCCGGAGCCGGTCGGGGCGGCGACGAGCACGCCGCGGCCCTCCTCGATCTCCTGGCAGGCCCGCACCTGGAAGTCGTCGAGGCCGAAGTCGTGCATGGCCCGGAAGTCGCGGAGGACGGGGTGGGCGCGGTGCTGCCGGAACTCGGCGTACCGCTCCGACGGGGACAGCTCGTCGGTGCTCATGGGCTCCAACCTACGCGAGCGGCCTACGCGAGCCCCTAACCGAGCACCGTCAGCGCCCCCGGTGCGCACTCGACGGTGAGCGGCAGCGGGCCGAACCGCTCCCCGTCGGCGTAGGTCACGACGCCGGGGGCGGCGATGGTCACGGTGCGGACCCGGTGCCGCTCGTACTGGGGGTGCTCGGT from Nocardioides pantholopis harbors:
- a CDS encoding DEAD/DEAH box helicase is translated as MSTDELSPSERYAEFRQHRAHPVLRDFRAMHDFGLDDFQVRACQEIEEGRGVLVAAPTGSGKTIVGEFAIHLALQTGRKAFYTTPIKALSNQKYHDLVERYGPENVGLLTGDNTVNGEAPVVVMTTEVLRNMLYAGSRTLLGLGFVIMDEVHYLADRSRGAVWEEVIIHLPESVTLVSLSATVSNAEEFGEWLATVRGETATILEERRPVPLYQHVMVGRRMLDLFASSDVDAAAGFVKEGAPVNEELMKVARDDWAATRVRDRRTPRGRSQPGRGGPKQIGNGRRVWVPSRADVVDRLERDGMLPAIVFIFSRVGCDAAVTQCLNAGTRLTTTAERDEIFAYVEASCRHLPADDLHVLGYHDFLDGLTRGVAAHHAGMLPAFKQCVEELFARGLCKVVFATETLALGINMPARTVVIEKLDKWNGETHASITPGEYTQLTGRAGRRGLDTEGHGVVLWQQGMNPRELAGLASTRTYPLRSSFRPSYNMAVNLVHQFGRDTSRELLEQSFAQFQADKAVVGLARQLRKAQDALDGYREAASCHLGDFMEYAALRRRISDVEKGASRARKADRRDEAIESLRALRPGDVISVPTGKFAGFAVVIDPGWAEDNPRPYVVTADRQARRLGMIDFPSPVEALTRVKVPKNFNGRNPQMRRDLASALRTKTHDLSMPTTGRGGPQRSALARSAADEEVAELRAQLQAHPCHVCPDREDHDRWAQRWFKLSRDAETLKRRVENRTNTVARQFDRVCEVLTALDYLEGEKVSPRGRHLMRLYSEMDLVAAECIRRGLWEDLDASGLAAALSVLVFEARRPDDASSPRLPGGAVRDVIGETVRLWGELDRLEKEHRLDFLRQPDPGFAWIAYRWAEGDDLDDVLGETDLAAGDFVRWMKQLLDLAGQVADAAGDSPLRGTARELVRRVRRGVVAYSGLAED